In the genome of Nitrospira japonica, one region contains:
- a CDS encoding AraC family transcriptional regulator, translating into MDVLSEVLKAVKLDGAVFFNGEFSAPWCAREPDSGTMASYLSVRSKHMVIFHLVTEGQAYARVEQDGNRLSLSAGDIVMFPHGDAHLMGNGPPIAPTDSSEQLLRVLSEGLTLSRAGGGGELTKLICGYMTCEPHLSQLFLSGLPSIVKVNIRDHASGQWLEDTLRYSVDQAGASGPGCAAVIAKLSEALFVETLRRYIARLPKSQTGWLAGVRDPQVGKALALLHRQPAFPWTIASLANEVGVSRSVLAERFKHYLSETPIGYLTRWRLQLAAQLLTSTSKSVAEVAGDVGYESEPSFNRAFKREFSLPPARFRTQARPPSRSPSASNQRSVGQKRK; encoded by the coding sequence ATGGACGTGTTGTCTGAAGTGCTGAAGGCCGTCAAACTCGACGGCGCGGTCTTCTTCAACGGGGAGTTCTCGGCACCCTGGTGCGCCCGGGAACCGGATTCCGGCACCATGGCCTCGTACCTCTCCGTCCGTTCCAAACACATGGTGATCTTTCATCTCGTGACCGAAGGCCAGGCCTATGCCCGCGTCGAACAGGACGGCAACCGGTTATCTCTTTCAGCCGGCGACATCGTGATGTTTCCGCACGGGGATGCGCATCTCATGGGAAACGGCCCGCCGATCGCCCCTACGGACAGTTCGGAGCAGTTGCTTCGGGTCCTGTCCGAAGGCCTCACGCTTTCCCGGGCCGGCGGAGGCGGCGAACTGACGAAGCTGATCTGCGGATACATGACCTGCGAACCGCACCTCAGCCAGTTGTTCCTTTCCGGGCTCCCCTCGATCGTCAAGGTGAACATCCGCGATCACGCGTCGGGACAATGGCTGGAAGATACGCTCCGTTATTCGGTCGACCAGGCCGGAGCCTCCGGTCCGGGCTGCGCCGCCGTCATCGCCAAATTGTCCGAGGCGCTGTTCGTCGAAACGCTGCGCCGGTACATCGCGAGGCTGCCCAAATCCCAGACCGGCTGGCTCGCCGGCGTACGCGACCCTCAAGTCGGAAAGGCGCTGGCGCTCCTTCATCGACAACCGGCATTCCCATGGACCATTGCTTCGCTCGCAAACGAAGTCGGAGTGTCCCGTTCGGTGCTCGCCGAGCGATTCAAGCACTATCTGTCGGAAACGCCCATCGGCTATCTCACACGTTGGCGATTGCAGCTCGCCGCACAGCTCTTGACGTCGACGTCCAAGAGCGTCGCCGAAGTGGCGGGCGACGTCGGGTATGAATCCGAACCGTCCTTCAATCGGGCATTCAAACGGGAGTTCAGCCTCCCGCCCGCCCGCTTCCGCACCCAGGCCAGGCCTCCCAGCCGCTCCCCGTCCGCCTCGAATCAGCGATCCGTCGGCCAGAAACGCAAGTGA
- a CDS encoding GNAT family N-acetyltransferase: MSHARSTREIRSARPGDISGILELQTEYFVGNLDREARKGGFISSTFTRRQFEEIAQDVALLVAAEHTRIVAYLCAASGDYYRQFPLLEALRQRASDMIYLGRRLDSYRSFIYGPVCIARLQRGRGLLGDLFEQLLRVVPTAYDIGIALISKDNRPSFEAHVRKLGMTAVGDYEFGDHRYDVVAFTVPRAPHQSPVESPRSA, encoded by the coding sequence GTGAGTCATGCACGATCCACGAGGGAGATCAGATCGGCAAGACCCGGCGACATATCCGGCATCCTGGAGCTGCAGACGGAATACTTTGTCGGAAATCTGGACCGCGAGGCGCGCAAAGGCGGCTTCATTTCTTCAACGTTTACCCGCCGGCAATTCGAGGAGATTGCACAGGACGTCGCCCTCCTCGTCGCAGCAGAACACACTCGCATCGTGGCATACCTCTGTGCGGCCAGCGGCGACTACTATCGGCAATTTCCCTTGCTGGAAGCTCTCCGGCAACGGGCGTCGGACATGATCTATCTGGGCCGCCGGTTGGACAGCTATCGATCCTTTATTTACGGTCCGGTGTGCATCGCCCGCTTGCAACGCGGACGCGGCCTGCTCGGCGACCTCTTCGAGCAATTGCTCCGCGTGGTTCCTACGGCCTATGACATCGGAATCGCGCTGATCTCGAAAGATAATCGCCCGTCGTTCGAGGCACATGTGAGGAAACTCGGGATGACCGCCGTCGGCGACTACGAATTCGGCGACCACCGATACGACGTCGTGGCCTTCACCGTTCCCCGCGCGCCGCACCAGTCACCTGTTGAATCACCTCGCTCGGCATAG
- a CDS encoding lipase family protein, whose translation MKSTRVFTVPSGLALAVVGLVLAGLPSCGSHKPIESVPSAPPDFSRVLQYAQRADLAYQQDEVIRQQSGTSVRVSVSPPLASGVKAYVEVDDAARVQWIVIRGTSNLVNIRADVDYNKVVESRLQIPLHKGFGDAALQVYQFAKPLLKTDYETRVTGHSYGGAAAVVVLMLLKEDGIRLGQAVTFGQPKVTNRAGVRKYGSLPLIRYVNDKDPVPLLPPFEVFAVLDEGPFQHLGPEVVLEDGKRYRYYAEHQAEHSSVLSFWNNLKNLSIQDVPEHFMATYLARIKQLVP comes from the coding sequence ATGAAGTCGACGCGTGTCTTCACGGTCCCCTCGGGACTCGCCCTGGCCGTCGTGGGGCTGGTCCTGGCCGGTCTTCCTTCGTGCGGATCGCACAAGCCGATCGAGTCGGTTCCGTCCGCGCCTCCAGATTTCTCACGAGTCCTCCAGTATGCCCAGCGGGCCGATCTGGCGTATCAACAGGACGAGGTGATCCGGCAGCAGAGCGGAACGTCGGTGCGCGTCAGTGTCAGCCCGCCGCTCGCTTCCGGGGTCAAGGCGTACGTGGAGGTGGATGATGCGGCGCGTGTGCAGTGGATCGTGATCCGCGGCACCTCGAACCTGGTGAATATCCGGGCGGACGTGGATTACAACAAAGTCGTCGAATCTCGGCTGCAGATTCCGCTCCACAAAGGGTTCGGGGACGCGGCGCTGCAGGTCTATCAGTTCGCCAAGCCCCTTCTGAAGACGGACTACGAAACCAGGGTGACGGGCCATAGTTACGGGGGAGCGGCGGCGGTGGTCGTGTTGATGTTGCTGAAAGAGGACGGGATCAGGCTCGGGCAGGCCGTGACCTTTGGACAGCCGAAGGTCACGAATCGGGCCGGCGTCCGCAAGTACGGATCCTTGCCGCTGATCCGCTACGTCAATGACAAGGATCCCGTGCCGCTGCTGCCGCCGTTTGAAGTCTTTGCCGTGCTGGACGAAGGCCCGTTCCAGCATCTCGGGCCGGAGGTGGTGCTGGAAGACGGGAAGCGGTACCGGTACTATGCCGAACATCAAGCCGAGCATTCGTCGGTCCTGTCGTTCTGGAACAATCTCAAGAATCTCAGCATCCAAGACGTGCCGGAGCATTTCATGGCCACGTACCTGGCGCGCATCAAACAACTGGTGCCGTGA
- a CDS encoding zinc-binding alcohol dehydrogenase family protein, with protein MKAVGYRQSLPISDPSSLLDVELPDPRPEGRDLLVSVKAVSVNPVDTKVRMRYKPASGETKVLGWDASGVVLEAGPHATLFKAGDEIWYAGSIARPGTNSALHLVDERIVGRKPVSLDHARAAAMPLTAITAWELLFERFNIQPGKHHTGDSLLVVGAAGGVGSILVQLARHLTGLTIIGTASRDETAQWVRQLGAHHVIDHSKPLSAELRRAGLAPPTHVAGLTHTGEHYPEIVEALAPQGHLALIDDPDSINIDLMKRKSLSLHWEFMFTRSFFGTHDMIAQHRLLCEIADLVDGGAVRTTFGQHFGTINADNLKRAHTLIESGKAKGKIVLEGF; from the coding sequence ATGAAAGCCGTCGGCTATCGCCAGTCGTTACCGATTTCGGACCCCTCCTCGCTCCTTGACGTCGAACTGCCGGATCCCCGTCCGGAAGGCCGCGATCTTCTCGTGAGCGTCAAAGCGGTGTCCGTCAATCCCGTCGACACGAAGGTCCGCATGCGGTACAAGCCGGCATCCGGAGAAACCAAGGTCCTGGGTTGGGACGCCAGCGGAGTGGTCCTCGAAGCGGGACCCCACGCGACGTTGTTCAAGGCCGGAGACGAAATCTGGTACGCGGGCTCCATTGCGAGGCCCGGCACCAATTCGGCGCTGCATCTCGTCGACGAACGCATCGTCGGGCGTAAACCCGTTTCTCTGGATCACGCGCGCGCGGCGGCGATGCCGCTGACCGCCATCACGGCCTGGGAGCTGCTCTTCGAGCGGTTCAACATCCAGCCGGGGAAGCACCACACCGGCGACTCCCTCCTGGTGGTCGGCGCGGCCGGAGGAGTCGGCTCCATCCTGGTCCAATTAGCCAGACATCTCACCGGCCTGACGATCATCGGGACCGCGTCCAGAGACGAAACCGCACAGTGGGTACGGCAACTCGGCGCTCATCATGTCATCGACCATAGCAAACCTCTGTCAGCGGAACTTCGCCGGGCTGGGCTGGCGCCTCCGACCCACGTCGCCGGCCTGACCCACACGGGCGAGCACTATCCGGAGATCGTCGAAGCGCTCGCCCCTCAAGGGCACCTCGCCTTGATCGACGACCCCGACTCCATCAACATCGACCTCATGAAGCGTAAGAGTCTCTCCCTCCACTGGGAATTCATGTTTACGCGCTCATTCTTCGGCACCCACGACATGATCGCGCAACACCGGCTGCTGTGCGAGATCGCCGATCTGGTCGACGGAGGCGCCGTACGGACGACGTTCGGCCAGCATTTCGGGACCATCAACGCGGACAATCTCAAGCGAGCCCACACGCTGATCGAAAGCGGAAAAGCAAAGGGGAAAATCGTGCTGGAGGGATTTTAG
- a CDS encoding response regulator — MKTTVLVVDDGIDSWNLLSTMLRTHQYYPVWAADGMQATNAALRHEPQAILLDLGLPAGDGFCVLERLKHNTRLSRIPVIVVTGRDPREAEEKARSLGADGYVQKPVKEDELITSLQQVLANRAGTPGR; from the coding sequence ATGAAAACTACAGTCCTCGTCGTCGACGATGGGATAGATAGCTGGAATCTGTTGAGCACGATGCTCCGCACCCATCAATACTACCCTGTATGGGCGGCCGATGGGATGCAAGCCACCAATGCTGCCTTGCGCCACGAGCCTCAAGCGATCCTATTGGACCTGGGTTTGCCGGCCGGCGACGGATTTTGCGTCCTCGAACGGTTGAAGCACAACACCAGATTGAGCCGGATCCCGGTCATCGTGGTCACTGGCCGTGATCCGCGGGAGGCCGAGGAAAAGGCGCGCAGCCTGGGGGCCGACGGCTATGTGCAAAAACCTGTGAAAGAAGATGAATTGATCACCAGCCTTCAGCAGGTGCTCGCAAACCGTGCCGGAACTCCAGGCCGCTAA
- a CDS encoding VOC family protein, which produces MILNIDHVTIVVRDLAEAKAFFGLLGFVQDKSVVISGDRFSRYMGVPQIEAEHVTLVSAQKPRFEIQLLRYLKPEQLAETDVKNLAKPGFNHICFAVTDLDGEVRRLVDRGVVLRNEVMDFHDRKLVFLSGPEGITVELAEWHT; this is translated from the coding sequence GTGATTCTGAACATTGACCACGTGACGATAGTAGTACGGGACCTCGCCGAGGCCAAAGCTTTTTTTGGTCTTTTGGGGTTCGTCCAGGACAAGTCCGTGGTGATTTCCGGCGATCGATTTTCCCGCTACATGGGCGTGCCGCAGATCGAGGCGGAACACGTCACGCTGGTGTCGGCGCAGAAACCCCGGTTCGAGATCCAGCTCTTGCGGTATCTCAAGCCGGAGCAACTGGCGGAAACGGACGTCAAGAATCTCGCAAAGCCCGGCTTCAATCATATCTGCTTCGCGGTCACGGACTTGGACGGAGAAGTCCGGCGGTTGGTCGACCGGGGCGTGGTCTTGAGAAACGAGGTGATGGACTTTCACGATAGAAAGTTGGTGTTTCTCTCGGGTCCGGAAGGAATCACGGTTGAACTGGCCGAATGGCACACATGA
- a CDS encoding methylated-DNA--[protein]-cysteine S-methyltransferase, with product MMLRYKHMETVVGRLKLVADEASLIAVLWPGDTPMRVRLEDMREDVRHPVLVEAGRQLSEYFQGRRTTFELPLLMRGTAFQKRVWQQLLRIPYGQTQSYGRLALAIGNGSASRAVGLANSKNPLSIVVPCHRVIGASGKLTGFAGGLDVKARLLELEGAQGRLLP from the coding sequence ATCATGCTGCGGTATAAGCACATGGAGACTGTGGTCGGCCGACTCAAGCTGGTGGCGGACGAAGCGAGCCTCATCGCGGTGCTCTGGCCAGGGGATACGCCGATGCGCGTCAGGCTCGAGGACATGCGCGAGGACGTGCGTCATCCTGTCCTCGTCGAAGCCGGGCGCCAATTGAGTGAATATTTTCAGGGCAGGCGAACGACCTTCGAGTTGCCGCTCCTGATGCGAGGGACGGCCTTTCAGAAACGCGTATGGCAGCAGCTGCTCCGCATTCCCTACGGCCAGACGCAAAGCTATGGCCGTCTGGCCCTCGCGATCGGAAATGGTTCGGCCTCGCGGGCAGTGGGGCTGGCCAATAGCAAGAATCCGTTGTCCATCGTCGTGCCCTGCCACCGCGTCATTGGTGCCTCGGGAAAACTGACCGGCTTTGCCGGCGGGCTGGACGTCAAAGCCAGATTGCTCGAACTCGAAGGGGCGCAGGGACGGCTGTTGCCGTGA
- a CDS encoding Tll0287-like domain-containing protein yields the protein MRAQGFGLGLIIGMLLMWASGQGLPSATGKNLPEPPCIPATAATDYVHSVIQADRTFYTTEIVERMQVRGTAVASEHWKERGMLPLPAQFLKEAGLLMRGDDRGIRVRLLSQWPINKDNRANTDFERTGLSEIMVDGGRPYTGVVTQDGASYFQALYPDKAVSQTCIGCHNAHPNSPKKDFKLRDVMGGILVTMPLSQSSHK from the coding sequence ATGCGAGCACAGGGATTCGGACTGGGCCTCATCATCGGAATGCTGCTCATGTGGGCATCGGGACAGGGCCTTCCGTCAGCCACGGGTAAGAATCTGCCCGAGCCGCCCTGCATTCCGGCCACGGCGGCAACGGACTATGTGCACAGCGTGATTCAGGCGGACCGGACGTTCTACACGACCGAAATTGTCGAACGGATGCAAGTCCGGGGCACGGCCGTTGCTTCAGAGCATTGGAAAGAGCGGGGCATGTTGCCGCTGCCGGCTCAGTTTCTCAAGGAGGCAGGTCTGTTGATGCGAGGAGACGACAGGGGGATTCGGGTGCGGTTACTCAGCCAGTGGCCGATCAACAAGGACAACCGGGCCAATACGGATTTCGAGCGAACGGGGCTCTCGGAAATCATGGTCGATGGAGGGCGGCCGTACACCGGTGTCGTTACCCAGGACGGAGCATCCTATTTCCAGGCGCTCTATCCGGACAAGGCAGTCTCTCAGACCTGCATCGGTTGTCACAATGCGCATCCGAACAGCCCGAAGAAGGACTTCAAATTGCGGGACGTGATGGGCGGCATTCTGGTGACCATGCCGCTTTCGCAGAGCAGTCACAAGTAG
- a CDS encoding NAD(P)-dependent alcohol dehydrogenase — translation MYKTKAYGAAAATSSMAALTIPRRDPGERDVQIDVLFCGICHSDLHQVRNEWKSVAPTVYPCVPGHEIVGRVAKVGTAVKKFKVGDLAAVGCLVDTDQTCHECQAGLEQFCGNLTLTYNSPDKHLGGVTYGGYAESIVVDHRFVLRIPPNLDLAGTAPLLCAGITTYSPMRHWGVTKGKKVGVVGLGGLGHMAVKFAHALGAHVVVFTTSPNKKDDALRLGADEVVISRDANEMKKQTGSFDFILDAVSADHDINVYIELLRRDGTITLVGAPEKPLAVAAFGLLFGRRSLSGSPIGGIPETQEMLDFCSAHHITSDVEVIPIQKVNEAYDRLLKSDVKYRFSIDMASLKT, via the coding sequence ATGTACAAGACCAAAGCCTATGGAGCAGCCGCAGCCACCTCATCGATGGCTGCCCTCACGATTCCGCGACGCGATCCCGGCGAACGGGACGTTCAGATCGACGTCCTCTTCTGCGGTATTTGCCACTCCGATCTCCATCAGGTTCGAAACGAGTGGAAGAGCGTAGCGCCGACTGTCTATCCCTGCGTCCCCGGCCACGAGATCGTCGGCCGTGTGGCGAAAGTCGGAACGGCGGTCAAGAAATTCAAGGTCGGTGATCTTGCGGCGGTCGGCTGCCTGGTCGATACCGACCAGACCTGCCACGAATGTCAGGCCGGCCTGGAACAGTTCTGCGGGAATCTGACCCTGACCTACAATTCACCGGACAAGCACCTCGGAGGCGTCACCTACGGCGGCTACGCCGAGAGCATCGTCGTGGACCACCGATTCGTCCTGCGCATCCCCCCGAACCTGGACCTTGCCGGAACCGCCCCGCTCCTCTGCGCCGGGATCACCACCTATTCGCCGATGCGCCATTGGGGGGTGACCAAGGGGAAGAAGGTGGGTGTGGTCGGGCTGGGCGGACTGGGCCATATGGCCGTCAAGTTCGCTCATGCGCTGGGAGCCCATGTGGTGGTCTTCACCACATCGCCCAACAAGAAGGACGACGCGCTCCGCCTCGGCGCCGACGAAGTCGTCATCTCCCGCGACGCGAACGAGATGAAGAAGCAGACCGGCAGTTTCGACTTCATCCTCGACGCCGTATCCGCCGACCACGACATCAACGTCTATATTGAGCTGCTTCGCCGCGACGGCACCATTACCCTCGTCGGTGCGCCGGAGAAGCCGCTCGCGGTTGCGGCCTTCGGTCTCTTGTTCGGACGTCGCAGCCTATCCGGTTCTCCCATCGGCGGCATCCCGGAAACTCAGGAGATGCTCGATTTTTGTTCCGCTCATCACATTACCTCGGACGTCGAAGTCATCCCCATCCAAAAGGTCAACGAAGCCTACGACAGACTGCTCAAGTCCGACGTGAAATACCGCTTCTCGATCGACATGGCTTCTCTGAAAACCTAG
- a CDS encoding P-loop NTPase family protein has protein sequence MMGGSGTGVTTLGLSVATRLKCACLDTEDFYWLPTTPPYREKRPVEDRIILIREKLESVQSSGCVLSGSLDGWGDPLIPLFDAVVFLAAPVHVRIERLRWREKERFGTEALAPGGAIHDQHEAFMEWAAAYDAGTMPGRSLPRHEQWLKRLPCPVRRLDGTKTIDELVQSVCRFLNGETA, from the coding sequence ATGATGGGCGGTTCGGGCACAGGCGTGACGACACTTGGTCTGTCGGTGGCTACGCGGCTGAAGTGTGCGTGCTTGGACACGGAAGATTTTTATTGGCTGCCGACGACTCCGCCATACCGTGAGAAACGTCCTGTGGAAGATCGCATCATCCTGATCAGGGAAAAGTTGGAGAGTGTTCAGTCCTCCGGCTGCGTCCTGTCCGGCTCGCTTGACGGATGGGGCGATCCGTTGATCCCGTTGTTTGATGCGGTCGTGTTCCTCGCCGCGCCGGTCCACGTGCGAATCGAACGATTGCGCTGGCGCGAGAAAGAGCGGTTTGGCACAGAAGCACTCGCTCCGGGCGGTGCGATACACGACCAGCATGAAGCGTTTATGGAATGGGCTGCGGCCTATGACGCCGGCACGATGCCGGGACGAAGTCTGCCGCGTCACGAACAATGGCTGAAACGATTGCCTTGTCCTGTCCGGCGACTCGACGGGACCAAGACGATCGACGAACTCGTACAATCCGTCTGTCGGTTTCTCAACGGCGAAACAGCCTGA
- a CDS encoding catalase family peroxidase, with the protein MRTTCVATAALAAVLALPASGFAEETSAAQVSLPEQLVNAFNAVFGAHPGLRANHPKGVVLEGSFTPSDKAASVSKAAHFAKQAKPIPVTVRFSAGSGLPTVPDTNEMPRGMAIKFSLPDGSQTDMVVLSYNGFPVSTGEDFRDFLLAIAASGPDAPKPNALENFLNGHPAAKTFVQTPKPPPVSYGTLPYFGINAFKFTNAKGKTALVRYQLQPITGVQYLTKEQVSAKGPDYLSDEIRDRVRRAPVKFHLLAQVAEPGDKTDDPTVVWPETRRTIDLGTLTIVKAVEDSQAAEKKLLFVPGALTPGIEAADPMIAVRSAAYIVSLSRRAQPQ; encoded by the coding sequence ATGAGGACCACATGTGTCGCGACCGCCGCGCTGGCGGCTGTGCTTGCGCTCCCCGCCTCGGGGTTCGCGGAAGAAACATCGGCCGCTCAAGTATCCCTCCCCGAACAACTGGTGAATGCCTTCAACGCCGTGTTCGGAGCCCATCCGGGTCTGCGAGCCAACCATCCCAAAGGCGTCGTCCTCGAAGGCTCTTTCACGCCGAGTGACAAGGCGGCGTCCGTGAGCAAAGCTGCTCACTTCGCCAAGCAGGCCAAACCGATTCCGGTGACCGTCCGCTTCTCGGCCGGGTCGGGGTTGCCGACCGTCCCGGACACCAACGAGATGCCCCGCGGCATGGCCATTAAATTTTCCCTTCCTGACGGGTCACAGACGGACATGGTCGTGCTCTCCTACAACGGCTTTCCCGTCTCCACCGGGGAGGACTTCAGGGATTTTCTCCTGGCCATTGCGGCAAGCGGGCCTGACGCCCCGAAACCCAACGCCTTGGAGAATTTTCTGAACGGTCATCCGGCAGCCAAGACGTTCGTGCAAACCCCCAAGCCGCCGCCTGTCAGCTACGGTACCCTGCCCTATTTCGGGATCAACGCGTTCAAGTTCACCAATGCGAAAGGAAAGACCGCGCTGGTCCGCTATCAACTGCAGCCGATCACCGGTGTGCAGTACCTCACAAAGGAGCAAGTGTCCGCGAAGGGACCGGACTATTTGAGCGATGAGATTCGGGACCGGGTCCGCCGCGCTCCGGTCAAGTTCCACCTACTCGCGCAAGTGGCCGAACCGGGCGACAAGACGGACGATCCGACGGTCGTTTGGCCTGAAACGAGAAGAACGATCGACTTGGGAACGCTCACCATCGTCAAAGCGGTGGAGGACAGCCAAGCTGCGGAAAAGAAATTGCTCTTTGTACCGGGAGCCCTGACACCCGGCATCGAAGCGGCCGATCCGATGATCGCTGTCCGGTCGGCGGCCTATATCGTATCCCTGTCGCGCCGCGCCCAGCCCCAGTAG
- a CDS encoding Ada metal-binding domain-containing protein, with product MNSHDPFYRALLARDHRFDGKFFVAVKTTGIYCRPICPARPKRENVLFFKTAQAAERAGYRPCLRCRPESAPGSPAWNGKQTTVERALKLLAQGVLEQHSEEVLADRLGVSARHLRRLFEKELGQTPKQLHDGSRLNFARKLIVETPLPFTEIAFSTGFRSLRRFNDAVKKRFHRPPSALRSSTKGVEAASMIRLGLAYRPPFDWRSLLDYYRRHHVAGIEAIEGDAYSRVFTVDGMETTGYFRIRPDGRNPELALEICLSDTRCLLRVVQRIRHMFDLDSDPAVIGKVFAQAGILSTFRRRHPGARLARGFDPFETAIATILGQVISVAHTARLMNQLAATYGEEVRHPVSGDRIRLFPKPHILAKSDLHAVAITGLKRAAIREFSARVAGGMIRFDPAQDPDDFKRAVRMVKGIGAWSAEYMALRALGDADAFPSADLILNRFIKAHPRFNVETVRPWRSYAAVCLWNEQATAIREEEANHAAV from the coding sequence ATGAATAGCCACGATCCGTTCTACCGAGCCCTGCTGGCGAGAGACCATCGTTTCGACGGCAAGTTTTTCGTCGCCGTGAAGACGACGGGGATCTATTGCCGGCCGATTTGTCCGGCCCGCCCCAAACGCGAAAATGTCCTGTTTTTCAAGACGGCGCAAGCGGCCGAGCGGGCCGGTTATCGGCCTTGCCTGCGATGCCGGCCTGAATCTGCTCCGGGGTCCCCTGCGTGGAACGGCAAACAGACCACCGTCGAGCGGGCCCTCAAGCTCCTGGCCCAGGGAGTTCTGGAACAGCACAGCGAAGAGGTCCTGGCCGACCGGCTGGGCGTCTCGGCTCGACATCTGCGACGGCTGTTCGAAAAAGAATTGGGCCAAACCCCCAAGCAGCTCCACGACGGCAGCCGGCTCAACTTTGCCCGAAAGCTGATCGTGGAGACCCCGCTTCCATTCACGGAGATTGCCTTTTCCACCGGCTTCCGCTCGCTTCGCCGATTCAACGATGCCGTGAAGAAGCGGTTCCATCGTCCCCCATCCGCGCTGCGGTCATCTACAAAGGGAGTGGAGGCTGCTTCGATGATCCGGCTGGGGTTAGCCTACCGGCCTCCGTTCGATTGGCGCTCGTTGCTCGACTACTATCGGCGGCATCACGTCGCCGGCATCGAAGCGATCGAAGGAGACGCCTATTCGCGGGTGTTCACGGTCGACGGCATGGAAACGACGGGATACTTTCGGATAAGACCGGACGGCCGGAACCCGGAACTCGCACTCGAGATCTGTCTGTCGGACACCCGATGCCTCCTCAGAGTCGTGCAGCGCATCCGGCACATGTTCGACCTGGATTCGGATCCGGCCGTGATCGGCAAGGTGTTTGCGCAGGCGGGCATCCTCTCGACGTTTCGGCGAAGGCATCCCGGAGCGAGACTGGCTCGTGGATTCGACCCGTTTGAAACGGCGATCGCCACCATCCTTGGGCAGGTCATTTCCGTGGCGCATACTGCGCGGCTCATGAATCAATTGGCGGCAACGTATGGTGAAGAGGTTCGACATCCCGTGTCCGGCGATCGCATCCGTTTGTTTCCGAAGCCGCACATTCTTGCAAAATCGGATCTGCACGCGGTGGCAATAACCGGACTGAAACGCGCGGCGATTCGCGAGTTCTCCGCGCGCGTCGCCGGCGGAATGATTCGGTTCGACCCGGCGCAAGATCCGGACGATTTCAAACGTGCCGTCAGGATGGTCAAGGGTATCGGGGCATGGAGCGCCGAATACATGGCGTTACGAGCGCTCGGCGACGCGGACGCCTTTCCGTCCGCCGATCTGATCTTGAACCGCTTTATCAAGGCTCATCCACGGTTCAACGTGGAAACCGTCAGACCCTGGCGGAGTTACGCGGCCGTCTGTCTCTGGAATGAACAGGCCACGGCCATTCGGGAAGAGGAGGCGAATCATGCTGCGGTATAA
- a CDS encoding YnfA family protein — protein sequence MLIMQSIALFLLAGLFEIGGGYLIWHWWRNGGHWSFGLLGAAVLFLYGIVPTYQPAHFGRVYAAYGGWFVVLSLLWAWQVERIAPDRFDLIGGFVCLMGVAVIMYWPR from the coding sequence ATGCTGATCATGCAATCGATTGCCTTGTTCCTCCTGGCAGGGCTCTTCGAGATAGGAGGCGGATACCTCATCTGGCACTGGTGGCGAAACGGAGGTCACTGGAGTTTCGGACTCTTGGGTGCGGCCGTCCTGTTTCTATACGGGATCGTGCCGACGTACCAACCCGCACACTTCGGCCGAGTCTACGCAGCATACGGAGGCTGGTTTGTCGTGTTGTCACTCCTCTGGGCATGGCAGGTAGAGCGGATCGCACCGGACCGTTTCGACTTGATCGGCGGATTCGTCTGCCTAATGGGCGTGGCCGTGATCATGTATTGGCCGCGGTAA